One Cynocephalus volans isolate mCynVol1 chromosome 5, mCynVol1.pri, whole genome shotgun sequence DNA window includes the following coding sequences:
- the LOC134378749 gene encoding large ribosomal subunit protein eL42-like: MVNVAKTQQTFCRKRGKHQPYKVTQYKKGKDSLYAQGKRHYDRKQSGYGGQTKPIFQNKAKTTKKIVLRLECVEPNCRAKRMLTVKRCKHFELEGGKERKGQVIQF, translated from the coding sequence ATGGTGAACGTTGCTAAAACTCAGCAGACTTTCTGTAGGAAGCGTGGCAAGCACCAACCCTACAAAGTGACACAGTACAAGAAGGGCAAGGATTCTCTGTACGCCCAGGGAAAGCGGCATTATGACAGGAAGCAGAGTGGCTATGGTGGGCAGACTAAGCCAATTTTCCAGAATAAGGCTAAAACTACAAAGAAGATTGTGCTGAGGCTTGAGTGTGTCGAGCCTAACTGCAGAGCTAAAAGAATGCTGACTGTTAAGAGATGCAAGCATTTTGAACTGGAAGGAGGTAAGGAGAGAAAGGGCCAAGTGATCCAGTTCTAA